A region of Massilia sp. WG5 DNA encodes the following proteins:
- the ribH gene encoding 6,7-dimethyl-8-ribityllumazine synthase: MTVGTFESNMQGEGLRIGIVQARFNADVGHGLLSACLAELKHLGVADEDILHVTVPGALEIPLALQKMAETQQFDALVALGAVIRGETYHFELVSNESGAGITRIGLDYGMPIANAVLTTENDEQAEARMAEKGTDAARVAVEMANLLLGLEELQAEDE; this comes from the coding sequence ATGACGGTAGGAACTTTTGAAAGCAATATGCAGGGTGAAGGCCTGCGCATCGGGATCGTGCAGGCACGATTCAATGCCGACGTCGGCCATGGCCTGCTGTCGGCTTGCCTGGCGGAACTGAAGCACCTGGGCGTGGCCGACGAGGACATCCTGCACGTGACCGTGCCGGGCGCCCTGGAAATCCCGCTGGCCCTGCAGAAGATGGCTGAAACCCAGCAGTTCGACGCCCTGGTCGCCCTGGGCGCCGTGATCCGCGGCGAGACCTACCACTTCGAGCTGGTCTCGAACGAGTCGGGTGCCGGCATCACCCGCATCGGCCTGGACTACGGCATGCCGATCGCCAACGCCGTGCTGACCACCGAGAACGACGAGCAGGCCGAAGCGCGCATGGCCGAGAAGGGCACGGACGCTGCCCGTGTTGCCGTCGAGATGGCCAACCTGCTGCTCGGTCTCGAAGAGCTGCAGGCCGAAGACGAATAA
- the nusB gene encoding transcription antitermination factor NusB — translation MTDKSIHANPNKNRTPRHRAREFALQGLYQWLLNNEPASTVAKHIRAAHGFDKADSEYFTELLNGTIAQSVELRETLSSTVDRPIAELSPIEHAALLLGAWELKNKIEIPYRVVINEAVELTKSFGGIDGHKYVNGVLDRLAGKLRQDEVAADAKR, via the coding sequence ATGACTGACAAGAGCATTCACGCCAACCCGAACAAGAACCGCACGCCGCGGCACCGCGCGCGCGAGTTCGCGCTGCAGGGCCTGTACCAGTGGCTGCTGAACAATGAGCCGGCCTCGACGGTCGCCAAGCACATCCGCGCGGCCCACGGCTTCGACAAGGCCGACAGCGAATACTTCACCGAGCTGCTGAACGGCACGATCGCGCAATCGGTCGAACTGCGCGAGACCCTGTCCTCGACCGTCGACCGCCCGATCGCCGAGCTGTCGCCGATCGAGCACGCGGCGCTGCTGCTGGGCGCCTGGGAGCTGAAGAACAAGATCGAGATTCCCTACCGCGTCGTGATCAACGAAGCGGTCGAGCTGACCAAGTCCTTCGGCGGCATCGACGGCCACAAGTACGTGAACGGCGTGCTGGACCGCCTTGCGGGCAAGCTGCGCCAGGACGAGGTGGCGGCGGACGCCAAGCGCTGA
- a CDS encoding transglycosylase SLT domain-containing protein → MASQPVTWSSVTKAARGVLTTAQHTLTVFGLSAVAVLALLYYRPDLAKRVSDFLSPQQTAQVAVAPVQAQAARAEAVEIANSDDKQAVRATRQQKYVTEWLSRRYRVAGDAANMLVSTAYSTAHEIKLDPLLILAVMAIESGLNPFAESPMGAQGLMQVMSKVHSDKFEEVGGKEAALNPVANIRVGAQILKDYVTRTGSVEGGLKTYVGAAAFENDSGYGNKVLAEYRRLKQVASGKNVPIYTPPSTPAPQLVQKSAPAPSKADSVAAEVAHGASQAGETVAGL, encoded by the coding sequence ATGGCCAGCCAGCCAGTCACGTGGTCTTCCGTGACCAAAGCGGCACGTGGTGTATTAACCACAGCACAACATACGCTGACCGTATTCGGTCTTTCCGCAGTCGCAGTACTTGCCCTGCTTTACTACCGCCCCGATCTGGCAAAACGGGTGTCGGATTTCTTGAGCCCGCAACAAACCGCCCAGGTTGCAGTCGCCCCGGTGCAAGCCCAGGCTGCCCGCGCCGAAGCCGTCGAGATCGCCAACAGCGACGACAAGCAGGCCGTACGCGCCACGCGCCAGCAGAAGTACGTGACAGAATGGCTGTCGCGCCGTTACCGGGTTGCCGGCGACGCCGCCAACATGCTGGTCTCCACCGCCTACAGCACCGCCCACGAGATCAAGCTCGACCCGCTGCTGATCCTGGCCGTGATGGCGATCGAATCGGGCCTGAATCCCTTCGCGGAAAGCCCGATGGGCGCGCAGGGCCTGATGCAGGTCATGTCGAAGGTCCACAGCGACAAGTTCGAGGAAGTCGGCGGCAAGGAAGCTGCCCTGAATCCGGTCGCCAACATCCGTGTCGGCGCCCAGATCCTGAAGGATTACGTGACCCGCACCGGTTCCGTCGAAGGCGGCCTGAAGACCTATGTCGGCGCCGCCGCCTTCGAGAACGATTCCGGCTACGGCAACAAGGTGCTGGCCGAGTACCGCCGCCTGAAGCAGGTCGCGAGCGGCAAGAACGTGCCGATCTATACCCCGCCGTCCACGCCGGCGCCGCAACTGGTGCAGAAGTCCGCACCGGCGCCGTCCAAGGCCGACAGCGTCGCCGCCGAGGTCGCGCACGGCGCGAGCCAGGCTGGCGAAACGGTCGCCGGTCTGTAA